One Gossypium hirsutum isolate 1008001.06 chromosome A11, Gossypium_hirsutum_v2.1, whole genome shotgun sequence genomic window carries:
- the LOC107923870 gene encoding protein BPS1, chloroplastic yields MSRPQEPHRPFFHFANPFRKNSHKGSQFNPKLRSLLNDFETALSKKLQKLVPNDKGDILSLSWMKLAMESLSDIHCDIKNLITELDLPVTEWDEKWMDVYLDISVKLLDISIAFTSELTRLNQGHLLLQYGLHKLESDSPELFSRASSSLNSWKQHIGSKNPRVETCRPILDNLVESLNLPKVKNSSKGKVLMRAMYGAKVATTYICSVFAAALSGSSKNLLDLTVPNTLPWAQVFSDVQNTVNVEIRNIFSCGKFTVVRELDAVDACVKELSTLLQDGVGTSERESFKNSVSDLRKTEEKLSQGLDNLLKVIDSFFKVVLMGRDALLCNLRKAGGAVPDSVIGKNV; encoded by the coding sequence ATGAGTCGTCCTCAGGAACCACATCGCCCTTTCTTCCATTTTGCAAATCCTTTCCGTAAGAATTCACATAAGGGTTCTCAGTTTAATCCAAAACTTCGTTCTTTATTGAATGATTTTGAAACCGCCTTATCAAAGAAGCTGCAAAAACTTGTGCCAAATGACAAGGGTGACATCCTTAGCTTGTCATGGATGAAACTAGCAATGGAGTCACTTTCTGATATTCATTGTGACATAAAAAACCTGATAACTGAACTTGACCTCCCTGTGACTGAGTGGGATGAAAAATGGATGGATGTGTACCTGGATATCAGTGTGAAGTTGCTTGATATTAGTATTGCTTTTACCTCTGAGCTTACACGGCTTAACCAAGGCCATCTCTTACTTCAATATGGTCTGCACAAGTTGGAGTCGGATTCCCCAGAACTGTTCAGTCGGGCCTCTTCCTCACTTAATAGCTGGAAACAGCACATTGGCTCCAAAAATCCCAGAGTTGAAACTTGTCGACCTATCTTGGACAACCTTGTTGAGTCACTAAACTTGCCTAAGGTAAAAAACTCTTCCAAAGGAAAAGTATTGATGCGTGCTATGTATGGAGCTAAGGTGGCAACTACTTATATATGTAGTGTCTTTGCTGCAGCTCTCTCTGGTTCTTCCAAGAATTTATTGGACTTAACTGTTCCTAACACGCTACCATGGGCACAAGTTTTTTCTGATGTCCAAAATACTGTGAATGTAGAGATTAGAAATATATTTTCTTGCGGAAAATTTACAGTTGTAAGAGAACTGGATGCTGTTGATGCATGCGTCAAGGAATTGTCAACTTTGCTCCAAGATGGGGTGGGAACAAGTGAAAGGGAGTCATTCAAGAATTCTGTTTCAGATTTGAGAAAGACGGAAGAGAAATTATCCCAAGGGCTAGATAATCTTTTGAAGGTGATAGATAGCTTTTTCAAAGTAGTTTTGATGGGGCGTGATGCTTTGCTTTGTAATCTAAGGAAGGCTGGTGGTGCCGTACCAGATTCAGTGATAGGGAAAAATGTATAA
- the LOC107923871 gene encoding probable polygalacturonase, giving the protein MELARMIPMRIQVTRIATLLVLVALILGQKGAEARKGRILESFEYIAMSCRAHSASITDFGGIGDGKTSNTKAFQDGVNHLSQYANDGGAQLYVPAGQWLTGSFSLSSHFTLYLHKDAVLLASQDMSEWPVLKALPSYGRGRDAAGGRFASLIFGTNLTDVVVTGANGTIDGQGAFWWQNFHKGKLKYTRPYLIEFMYSDNIQISNLTFLNSPSWNVHPVYSSNILVQGITIIAPITSPNTDGINPDSCTNVRIEDSYIVSGDDCIAVKSGWDEYGISFGMPTKQLVIRRLTCISPYSAAIALGSEMSGGIEDVRAEDITAIHTESGVRIKTARGRGGFVKDIYVKGMTLHTMKWVFWMTGNYKAHADNHYDPNALPVIQGINYRDIMADNVSMAARLEGIEGDPFTQICISNVTIGMAAKAKKVPWTCTDVEGITSGVSPRPCDQLPDQGPEKITACDFPAEPLSIDRVVLKSCTYRMKYM; this is encoded by the exons ATGGAGTTGGCAAGGATGATTCCCATGAGAATTCAA GTGACTAGGATAGCCACACTCCTTGTGTTGGTGGCATTAATTTTGGGTCAAAAAGGAGCTGAGGCCAGGAAAGGAAGGATATTGGAGTCGTTTGAGTACATAGCTATGAGTTGCAGAGCGCACTCTGCATCAATAACTGATTTTGGAGGAATTGGTGATGGGAAAACATCAAATACTAAAGCATTTCAAGATGGAGTAAATCATCTGAGCCAGTATGCAAATGATGGCGGGGCTCAGTTATATGTTCCCGCTGGACAATGGCTGACTGGGAGCTTTAGCCTCTCCAGCCATTTCACTCTCTATCTTCACAAAGATGCTGTTCTCCTTGCTTCTCAG GATATGAGCGAATGGCCTGTTTTGAAGGCTTTACCGTCGTATGGTCGAGGAAGGGATGCAGCTGGTGGAAGGTTTGCCAGCCTTATATTTGGAACTAATCTCACTGATGTCGTTGTTACAG GGGCCAATGGTACAATCGACGGTCAAGGTGCATTCTGGTGGCAAAATTTCCACAAGGGCAAATTGAAATACACCCGACCTTACCTAATCGAATTCATGTACTCGGACAATATCCAAATTTCCAACCTAACCTTTCTCAACTCTCCATCATGGAATGTTCATCCAGTTTATAGTAG TAACATTCTCGTACAAGGCATCACCATTATTGCTCCTATCACATCTCCAAACACAGATGGTATCAATCCAG ATTCTTGCACGAATGTTAGAATTGAGGACAGTTACATAGTTTCGGGAGATGACTGTATCGCAGTGAAGAGCGGTTGGGATGAATATGGGATCTCATTTGGGATGCCCACCAAACAATTAGTCATTAGGAGGCTGACATGCATTTCTCCTTATAGCGCAGCCATTGCGCTGGGGAGCGAGATGTCGGGCGGAATCGAGGACGTGAGGGCCGAAGACATCACGGCCATCCATACGGAATCCGGGGTCAGGATCAAGACTGCTAGAGGAAGAGGGGGATTCGTGAAAGACATATACGTCAAAGGAATGACTTTGCATACCATGAAATGGGTGTTTTGGATGACAGGGAACTATAAAGCACATGCTGATAATCACTATGATCCCAATGCATTGCCGGTGATTCAGGGGATTAATTACAGAGACATCATGGCGGATAATGTGTCGATGGCTGCCAGGTTGGAAGGGATTGAAGGTGATCCTTTTACTCAAATCTGCATATCCAATGTCACGATTGGAATGGCAGCTAAGGCTAAGAAGGTACCATGGACTTGCACAGACGTCGAGGGGATCACGAGTGGAGTAAGTCCTCGGCCATGTGACCAACTACCAGATCAAGGGCCGGAGAAAATCACGGCTTGTGACTTTCCTGCAGAGCCTTTGTCCATTGATAGAGTGGTGCTCAAAAGTTGTACATATAGGATGAAATACATGTGA